Within the Streptomyces sp. YIM 121038 genome, the region TTCATCCAATCGACCACCGATACGGCCGTATCCGGCATCGGCGCCGCGCTGGGCTGGTTCGGCTCGCTGCCTAGTCGGCTCGGCGGCTGGTTCGGCAGCGCCAAAGACGCCGCAGTCGGCAAGATCGTCGAACTGACCATCTGGCTTGCCGGGGTGCCGGGGCGCACCGCGTCGGCGCTGGCCGGTCTGCCGGTCAGTCTGCGCCGATCGGCCGTGAACGGCTTTCAGGCGTTCCGCACGGCTGCGGGTCAGAAGGCCGCCGAGTTTCTCGTGTGGGTGCGCGGCATGCCCCGGCGCATCGCGAGCGGCATCGGGTCGCTCGGTGGTCTGCTCACCGGCAAGGGCCGCGACGTCGTGCGCGGCCTGTGGCGCGGCATCAAGTCCATGGGCGGCTGGCTCCGCGACACCTTGATCGGCTGGGCCAAGAGCATCATCCCCGGCCCCGTGGCCAAGGCGTTGGGGATCGCGAGCCCGTCCAAGGTCATGGCTGACCAGGTCGGCCGCTGGATTCCCGCCGGAATCGTGCAGGGCATCGAGTCGGGACAGGGCGCGGTCGATCGCACCATGCGCAACCTCGTGACCACTCCCACCCCCGGGCAGGCCACCGCCGCGGCGATGGCCGCGCAGACCGGTACGGCCGCGGGCGACGCGGTCGGCGGCGGGCGCCTGGTCCTCGACGTGACCGGCGCCGACGCCGAATGGAAGCGCCTCGTACGCCGCATGGTCCGCGTCGACGGCCGCGGCTCCGTACAGACCGCCTTCGGCACCTGACACCCACAAAGGAGGTGCCGCATGGCCTTTCCCGATGACCCGCTCGACGTCCGCGTCGAACTGCAACTCGGCGGCACGTGGCTGGACATCACCAGCGACGTCTACACCGAGAACCCGATCACCATCACCCGCGGGCGCCCCGACGAGGGCGCCCGCACCGATGCGGCCACCTGTGTTTTCGTCCTCGACAACACGAGTGGCCGCTACAGCCCCCGCAACCCGCGCAGTGACCTGTACGGGCGGATCGGCCGCAACACCCCCGTACGCGTCTCCGTCGCCCCCAACGGGCCGAACGGTCCGCGGCTGGTGCGGTTCGTGGGCGAGGTCCCCGGATGGCCGGTGAAGTGGGGCACCGCGCATGACGTGTCGGTGTCCGTCACGGCCGCGGGCATCCTGCGCCGCCTGGGGCAGGGCGCCGCCCCGCTGCACTCCGCGTTGCGCCGCGAGTACTCCGCCCCCTCCCGTACGAGCATCGTCGCCTACTGGCCGCTCGAAAGCGGCACAGGAGCAACAGAGTTCGGCTCGGCGCTGCCCGGCGGCCCGCCCATGCGCATCACCACCCCCGGCATCAAACCGGGGGCGTACACCGCCTATGCGGCATCCGACGCGCTGCCCACGCTCGGCGAGGGCGCGGCCACCGGCACCGTGCCCGCCTACCCCACCACCCCTGAGACAGCGCTCCGTCTCTTCGTTGCCCTCCCCGAGCAGGCGCCCGAGGCCGAGACCGTGCTGTGCACGATCGTGTGCACCGGTTGGGTATCCCGCTGGACGATCGCCCTGAAGCCAGACGGCAAGCTCAACATGTACGGCCGCACCGCACTCGGCATCGAGGTCGTGCGCGTGAACGGCGGCGGCGACTCCCTGCTCGGCCACCGCCTGAGTCTGCGCCTGGACGTCAGGCAGGAGCCGCTGAGTACCTCGTGGCGCCTGTACTTCATGGACATCGACCAGTACACCTACGTCCTGGGCGGGCGGCTGTACCAGTGGCAGGGCGAGACCGTGCCCAACGCCATCGGCCGCATCACCCACGTCACGGTGGGCGGCGGCAAGGCGGGCGAGCTGGCCGTCGGTCATGTTGCCGTGGCGAACGCGCTCGACGCGTTCGACTCGACGGCCCCCTCCATGATCGCGTGGGCGGGCGAGCCGCTCTCACGCCGCATGACGCGGCTCGCCGCCGAGGAACAGATACCCCTCGCCTACACCGGCCGCCCCGATGCACCCGGCACCCGACTAGGCGCACAGGCCATCACCTCGTTGGTGGACCTGCTCCAGGTCGCGGCCGAGGCCGACGGCGGGATGCTGCACGAGCAGCGCGACGCGCTCTCCCTCGCGTTCCGCACCCGCGCCACCCTCTACACCCAACCCGCCGCCCTCACCCTCGACTACGCGGCCCGCGAGGTCGTCGCCCCTCTCGAACCCGTCGACGACGACCAGGCCGTACGCAACGACATCACCATCGTCCGCGAGGGCGGCTCTTCCGGCCGCGCAGTGCGCGAGACGGGGCCCCTGTCCGTGCAGGCCCCGCCCGCGGGCATCGGCCGCTACGCCGCGAGTACGACGCTCGGCCTGTTCGAAGACGAGCAGACCGCGCCGTACGCGTGGTGGCACCTGCACCTCGGCACCTGGGACGCCCCGCGCTACCCGTCGGTGTCCGTCGCCCTGCACCAGGCGCCGCACCTGATCGAGCAGGTCGCCGCCGTCGACGTCGGCGCCCGCGCCCGCATCCTCCACCCACCGCCGTGGCTACCGCCCGAGGCCATCGAGCTACTCGTCGAGGGCTACACCGAGACCCTCGGCGTACGCACGTGGGAGATCACGTTCACATGCTCGCCCGGCGGGCCGTGGCTGGTCGCCGCACTCGACGACGGCGAGTACGCCACCGTCGCCAGCGACGACACCAGCCTCGCCGCCCCGGTCGGGCCAGAGGCGACCTCCCTCGACGTGCGGGTATCCGCCGGTCCGTTGTGGCCAAGCCGCGCCGCGATGCCGGAAGCGCTCCCGCTCCCGGTGCAGATCGGCGGCGAGCACCTGGTCGTGACCGACGTCGCCTCACTCACGGGCGGACGCCAGCGATTCACCGTCACCCGCGCCGCCAACGGCCTCGCCCTCGCACACCCCGCGGGCGCCCCCGTGCAGCTCGCCCGCCCCGCCTACGTATCCCTCTAAGGAGATCTCCGCCCGTGTCCACGCCCGTGGCTCAGTGGCTCCCCGGCATGACGATGACCGCCGGACGCCTGCAATACATGCTCGAACGACTCTCGGAGTCGTTGACGGTCACCGCCTTCGGGGCCACCGGTAACGGCACCGTGGATGACGCCCCCGCCATTCAGGCCGCGCTCAACGCCGCCAAGACCCGCGGCGGTTGGGTGATCATCCCGCCCGGCCGGTACCTGCTCGCCACCCTTCCCCTGCGGATCTACGACTCGACCCGGCTCACGCTGTTGCCGGGCGCCCGCTTCATCCGGGGCGCGGCCGAAACAGTGATCATCAACGGTGATGCCGGACAGACCCGGAGCGGCTACACCGGACATGGCTCCATCACGATCGAGGGCGGCGTCTGGGACTGTCAGGGCACCGTGCCCGCCCTGTCCGCCTCGGCCATGTGCATGAGCATCGGCCACGCCCGTGACATCACCATCCGCGACGTCGAGATCCGGGACGTGTCCGGCTATCACGCGATCGAGCTGAACTCGACGAAGCGCGCCACCATCGAGAACTGCCGGTTCCTCGGCTACGTCGACCCCGGCGCCCGCGACTTCTCCGAGGCCGTACAGATCGACCTCGCCAAGTCGAGCGGCGTGTTCGGCGGGTTCGGCCCGTACGACCACACGCCGTGCGAGGACGTCACGGTGTCCGGCTGCTACTTCGGAGCGTCCGGCACGAGCGGCACGACGGCATGGCCACGCGGCGTGGGCAGTCACTCGGCGACGATCACCAAGTACCACCGCCGGATACGGCTCAGTGACTGCACGTTCGAGGGGGTCACTCAGTATGCGATCAGTGCCTACAACTGGGAAGACACCACGGTGACGGGCTGCAACTTCACGCAGTGCGGCTCGGGGGTGCGCCTGCGCACGGTGATCCTCACCGACACCGAGGACACCAAGCGGCCGGACGGCACGCAGACCGGCGCCTCACAGTCCATGCGCAATGCCACGATCACCGGCTGCACGTTCCGTCAGGGTGGCGGCTACGACGAGCCGATC harbors:
- a CDS encoding right-handed parallel beta-helix repeat-containing protein; this encodes MSTPVAQWLPGMTMTAGRLQYMLERLSESLTVTAFGATGNGTVDDAPAIQAALNAAKTRGGWVIIPPGRYLLATLPLRIYDSTRLTLLPGARFIRGAAETVIINGDAGQTRSGYTGHGSITIEGGVWDCQGTVPALSASAMCMSIGHARDITIRDVEIRDVSGYHAIELNSTKRATIENCRFLGYVDPGARDFSEAVQIDLAKSSGVFGGFGPYDHTPCEDVTVSGCYFGASGTSGTTAWPRGVGSHSATITKYHRRIRLSDCTFEGVTQYAISAYNWEDTTVTGCNFTQCGSGVRLRTVILTDTEDTKRPDGTQTGASQSMRNATITGCTFRQGGGYDEPIVALGETSGQILNLTVGDNSIDGSAASQNGIRLQQVQRFTISGNSICNVDGTAVSMETSDNGAVTGNQIYSPGAHGMTAVTCTHTSLTGNVIMYPGGNGVLVQDGNNIHIRDSYIKSPGRSANNTYYGIRLSTSASSVSLSGNKVRPNGSGNEAINGLSITNTCSLIHRYGNDWRGSTWTDTGSRPVDDPASINTNTSAADLA